A single Anopheles funestus chromosome 2RL, idAnoFuneDA-416_04, whole genome shotgun sequence DNA region contains:
- the LOC125762496 gene encoding ruvB-like helicase 1 translates to MKIEEVKSTVKTQRIAAHSHVKGLGLDEAGVPLQMASGLVGQKDAREAAGVVVDLIKSKKMSGRALLLAGPPGTGKTAIALAIAQELGNKVPFCPMVGSEVFSSEIKKTEVLMENFRRSIGLRIRETKEVYEGEVTELTPVETENPMGGYGKTISNVVIGLKTAKGTKQLKLDPSIYETLQREKVEVGDVIYIEANSGAVKRQGRSDNFATEFDLETEEYVPLPKGEVHKKKEVVQDVTLHDLDAANARPQGGQDVLSIVGQMMKPKKTEITDKLRTEINKIVNKYIDQGIAELVPGVLFIDEVHMLDLECFTYLHKSLESAIAPIVIFATNRGRCVIRGTDDIVSPHGIPLDLLDRLLIVRTKPYNTGEMEQIIRLRAQTEGLNVEDTAIQALSEIGSNTTLRYAVQLMTPANQTSKVNGRTQITKDDIMDVHSLFLDAKRSAKFLQEENTKYMK, encoded by the coding sequence ATGAAGATTGAAGAAGTGAAAAGTACGGTGAAAACCCAGCGAATTGCCGCTCACAGCCACGTGAAGGGGCTGGGACTGGACGAGGCCGGAGTTCCGTTGCAGATGGCATCCGGGTTGGTTGGACAAAAGGATGCCCGTGAAGCAGCCGGCGTTGTGGTGGATCTGATTAAGTCGAAGAAGATGTCCGGAAGAGCGCTACTGCTTGCTGGACCACCAGGTACCGGCAAAACGGCTATTGCGCTAGCCATTGCACAGGAGCTCGGCAACAAGGTACCGTTCTGTCCGATGGTCGGTTCGGAAGTGTTTAGTAGCGAGATCAAAAAGACGGAAGTGTTGATGGAAAACTTCCGCCGCTCGATTGGGCTGCGTATTCGCGAAACGAAGGAAGTTTACGAAGGGGAAGTTACAGAGCTAACACCGGTCGAGACGGAAAACCCGATGGGCGGGTATGGCAAGACGATCAGCAACGTGGTGATTGGATTGAAAACGGCCAAAGGAACCAAACAGCTCAAGCTGGATCCAAGCATCTACGAAACATTGCAGCGGGAAAAGGTCGAAGTAGGCGATGTGATTTACATCGAGGCAAACAGTGGCGCTGTGAAGCGACAAGGACGCAGCGACAACTTCGCCACCGAGTTCGATCTGGAAACGGAAGAGTATGTGCCACTGCCGAAGGGTGAGGTGCACAAGAAAAAGGAAGTAGTGCAGGATGTGACGCTGCACGATCTGGACGCGGCCAATGCACGTCCCCAGGGCGGCCAGGATGTGCTTTCGATCGTGGGTCAAATGATGAAACCGAAGAAGACGGAAATCACGGACAAGTTGCGCACGGAGATCAACAAAATCGTGAACAAATACATCGACCAGGGTATAGCGGAGCTGGTCCCGGGTGTGCTTTTCATCGATGAGGTACATATGCTCGATCTGGAGTGTTTCACGTACTTGCACAAATCACTCGAATCGGCCATCGCTCCGATCGTTATCTTTGCTACGAACCGGGGCCGCTGCGTAATACGCGGTACGGACGATATCGTTTCTCCGCACGGCATTCCACTGGATCTGTTGGATCGTTTGCTGATCGTCCGTACTAAACCGTACAACACAGGCGAGATGGAACAAATTATACGTCTGCGGGCACAAACCGAGGGTTTGAATGTGGAGGATACCGCCATACAAGCGTTGAGTGAAATCGGTTCGAATACGACGCTCCGGTACGCTGTGCAGCTGATGACTCCGGCCAACCAGACGAGCAAGGTGAATGGGCGTACACAGATCACCAAAGACGATATTATGGACGTACATTCCCTGTTTTTGGATGCGAAGCGATCGGCAAAGTTTTTGCAGGAAGAAAACACGAAGTATATGAAGTAA